From Candidatus Margulisiibacteriota bacterium:
TATTTTTAAATGTGGCCAGCGATTTACTGGAATGACTATCCATAATCTCCGGCAATATTAAAAAAATCTTGTTTACGGAATAATTATTTACATTCGCCAGTATACCCCGGTAATTATAAAGCGTACCGATCATCACCCGAAGTTTCCTGGGTTTGGCAGGCACCACAGATTCTTCTGTTCCAGTGAAATGCTCTGAAGCTGATGCGGAAGCGTCTTTATCTTTTTCACTTTTATTTATTTCATCGGATAAAAATCCTTCCAGCTTTTCGTAGCATTTTTCAACAGTCTCGGCGATCATGCGCTGAGACTCTCCCTTAAATATCCTCTCCAGTGTATCTAAAAGTTCATTACGATTAAATGGTTTTTTCAAATAGCTGCAAACCGCTCCGTATTCACTATGTGTTGCTGTCATCCATTTATCCTTGTCTTCATAGGCAGAAAGAATTACTACAGGTATCTTGGGCTTCGTTTTTTCGTCATAACGCATTCTGCGCAAAAATTCCAGTCCATCCATTCCCTGCATTTTAATATCAAGAATGATCGCTTTTATCTTGCTTTCGCCAATTCCTAAAAAGCGTTTATGCAATTGATACAATTCCAATGCCTGCTGACCATCATAGGCGTTAATTACATCATATTTTTTAGTTTTCAAAAGGATATTGGTGACATGGTCTGCCAATTCTCCATTATCTTCGACAACCATAACTAATTTTTTTGCGCTCATTTTTTCACCTGCTTTATATTATATTTTAATGGAAATTTTTTATTTTACAAATTTTTTATTCCGTTTTTTGAGAAATCTTTATTTTATTATCTTTAATATATATAATATTGCATATCACACATATAATAATGGGGGGGGCGGTAATGAAGGTTTTATTAATAGAGGATGACCCTGTTTGTGTAAAACAATTGCAGTATATACTAAAAGACCGTGGAATAATTCATTCCGCGATGACAGCAAAAGAAGCCGTAGCGGCCTTTGAACATGCCTTGCAAACAAAACAACCCTATAACTTTGTTACGTTGGATATTTTCCTGCCGGATAAAGATGGATTTGATGTTCTGCTGGAAATTAGAGATCTGGAAAAAAAATATTCTTATGCACTGGCCACAAATTATAAAGCGGTCATATGTATGCTTACATCCAGTAAAGACCTTGATCATTATCTTGCCTCGGTTATTGAAGAATGCGACGGATACTTTGTCAAACCTATCAGCTCCTGGAAAATGTTAAATTTCCTAGACAAACATAGCCTTGAGTGACCCTTTTTTCATCATAAGAATATCCATAATAATGTTGTATATAATTTTGGCTGCTTTTTTCATACTCTGGAGCGTAATGCTCATATTCTACATTAATGAGAGGAAAAAAATTATTCCTGAGGAAAATAAAACCATTCGGTTTATTCAAGAAATGAACTTAAGCTCTCAGGTTAACCTTCATAACGAGCAAACCCTTAATATTATCAAAGACCCTATAATCGTCGTATCTGCTTCCAACAAACCTATTATTACCTTTGCCAACGAAGCTTTCATAGAAATAACCGGATACCCTTCAGACCAACTTTTACACACTCCCTGTTTGAACTACATCCATCCTGATGACCGAAAGAGATTGCAGAAAATGATCTCCTCTTCACTTAATAACGATATACAATGGAATGATATCAATAACCTTGTTTCCTTCAGGATTATGTGTTTGACCGACGAATATCGATATTTTGAAGGAAAAATTTCGGAGAAAAGCCGCGATGAACTGCTGATAGTAGCAAGAGATATTCACAGGCGAAAATTTATTGAGTCATCTTTAAGAGAAAACCGACGGCGGTATCAGTATATATTGATGAATTTCCCTTATGGGATTTTTCAAGCAGATTCGACAGACAGTAAAATCATAAAAACAAATCTCACCCTGGTTAATCTGCTTGAATATGATGCTGCAGATAAACTGGAAGGACAATCTCTGAAGCTT
This genomic window contains:
- a CDS encoding response regulator, coding for MSAKKLVMVVEDNGELADHVTNILLKTKKYDVINAYDGQQALELYQLHKRFLGIGESKIKAIILDIKMQGMDGLEFLRRMRYDEKTKPKIPVVILSAYEDKDKWMTATHSEYGAVCSYLKKPFNRNELLDTLERIFKGESQRMIAETVEKCYEKLEGFLSDEINKSEKDKDASASASEHFTGTEESVVPAKPRKLRVMIGTLYNYRGILANVNNYSVNKIFLILPEIMDSHSSKSLATFKNSLSPDVEIVTKSSIKYKDMIEISREVARIIDNLPKETVVFIDISSGDKLITLGILFGAYARAERIKYILYLPEKSNKVICLPKVEYEINDAQKNLLKAIIKKPGITTLELVKNQSISQGLIYKYIRKFLEINALNKENEQLFITDLGHLLLI
- a CDS encoding response regulator; this encodes MKVLLIEDDPVCVKQLQYILKDRGIIHSAMTAKEAVAAFEHALQTKQPYNFVTLDIFLPDKDGFDVLLEIRDLEKKYSYALATNYKAVICMLTSSKDLDHYLASVIEECDGYFVKPISSWKMLNFLDKHSLE
- a CDS encoding PAS domain S-box protein, whose protein sequence is MLYIILAAFFILWSVMLIFYINERKKIIPEENKTIRFIQEMNLSSQVNLHNEQTLNIIKDPIIVVSASNKPIITFANEAFIEITGYPSDQLLHTPCLNYIHPDDRKRLQKMISSSLNNDIQWNDINNLVSFRIMCLTDEYRYFEGKISEKSRDELLIVARDIHRRKFIESSLRENRRRYQYILMNFPYGIFQADSTDSKIIKTNLTLVNLLEYDAADKLEGQSLKLIFQNENIYNKFWNSLKKQDQVSDMECQLRQSSDKLIYCKISAKLIKQGTRLIINGIIHDISKQKQLEDA